TGCCCCCATACCGTCATCACCGCCGTACTCAGCGGCTCACGCCCCGCATCCGTTCCTCCCAGAATGGCGCCCAGCATGCGCTTGCGGGAAAGGCCCAGCAACACCGGACGTCCCGCCACATGTAGCTGGTCCATATTGGAAAGAAGAGTCAGGTTATGGTTCAGCGTCTTGCCGAAGCCGATGCCGGGGTCCCAGCAGACCTGTTCCGGCAAAAGCCCCTTTCCCAGCAGAAAATCATACCGTTCCTCAAAATAGCGATGCACCTCCTCCAGAACATCCCCGTACGCGGGCGCGTCCTGCATCGTCTCCGGGCGCCCCTGCATGTGCATCACCACCACGCCGCAGCGCGCCTGCGCGCACAACTCCGCCATGCCGGGGTCCGACAGGCCGGAAATATCATTGATCACGTCCGCCCCCGCCTCCAGCACCGCGGCCGCCACGGCGGCATGGCGCGTATCCACGGAAATCACGGCCTCCGACCGCTTCCGGAGCTCCCGTACCACGGGCAGCACGCGGGCCAGCTCCTCATCCGCGGAAACCTCCGCCGCTCCCGGACGGGTGGACTCGCCCCCTATGTCCAGAATAACGGCGCCCTGCCGTTCCAGCTCCTCCGCATGGCCAAGGGCCTCTTCCAGCGCATAAAAACGGCCTCCGTCGGAAAAGGAATCCGGAGTAACATTCACAATCCCCATCAGCACGCCGCCGCGCTCTACGTTCAACTCATGTCGCCTTACGAGCCAATTCATTTAATTACGTTCTTGTCAAAGGCACTATACATCACTTTAATAAGTCAGAAACACTTTTTTCATCATGAAAACATCGCCCCTGCTTTTCATCGTCCCGCTGGCCCTGGCGGCTTCCGTCCTTCAGGCCGCGCCGGACGAATTCAAGATACGGGAACCCTCTTCCTCCCGCCTGGTCAAGCATGAGGACGGTTCGCGCAGCTATTTTGAAAGAACCTCCAACGGCCAGGGCATGCGGAAGCGCACCTACAACGTCAACAACGTCCTTGTCTCCGTCACCTACTATTCCCGCGGGAAATTCGGACAACTCACGTCCTGCCTGATCTATGACGGCAAGAAAAATGAACTGTTCAACGTAAGCTACGGCTACAACCAATACGCCGAGCTGGTGGAAGAACGCATGTTCGACTCCAAGACCAAGGAACTCGTCCGCCGCTTCCTGTACAGGTACGACGCCCAGGGAAACCGAAGCAAACCCATCTGCATCACGCTGGTCAAGAACAAGAACCTTGAAATCCACAGTGGCCCTTCCGCTCCGGAAAAAGACCCCTTTGCCGACGATTTCAAGCCGCGGAACAGATAACCCGGATTTCCATCAGCGGGAAAACATTTCCCCCTCACTCCGGCCGCCCGTCTTCACGATGCGCGGCCGGTTTTCTTTTCACGGGAAATTCCTGCCTTTACTCCTCGTCATTGGCTTCCAGCCTGCGCCGCCAGCGGCGGTCTATCCAGGGGCGGACAAGCCCGTACAGCAGGTAAATGGAGAAAATCACCGCGGGCATCACCCACGGAAACTTGAAAATGCAGATCACCGTCAGAACAATGAACACGATCGCGTACATCGTGCCGCGGGTGCGCATGTTGATATGCTTGAAGCTGGGATAAATCACCCGGCTCATCATCAGCACGGAAACGCCCGCCATCGCCAGGGCGATCACGTACTTGAACGCTCCCAGGTCCATGGACCCGTCTGGAGCCCTTCCCGCCAGATACATCACCAGGTACATGGTGGAAACCACGGCTCCGGCCGCCATCGGAACGGGAAGCCCTACAAAATCGCTGCTCTGCCCCTCCTTGCGGGGGGCCGAAGCCATGCAGTTGAAGCGCGCCAGCCGCAAGGCGGCGCACAGCAGGTACAGGATGCCGATGCCCCAGCCCACTTCCGGCGGGGAAAGCTGGAACAACACCGCCTTGGCCACCAGCAGGGCCGGAGCGATGCCGAAGGAGACGATGTCCGCCAGGGAATCGAACTCCCTGCCGAACGGGCCGTCCTGCCCGCGCATGCGCGCAATCCGGCCGTCAAACAAGTCGAACAGGCACGCCGCGAAAATCAGGAACGTGGCATTTTGATAATAGGCAAAGGCCGCCACGGCGTCGCTGTCCGCCTGGTTGATCCCCTCAAAAATCGTCAGAATGGCGAAAAATCCGCACACCAGGTTCCCTGCCGTGAACAGGTTCGGCAAAATGGGAATCTCGGGTTCGTCCGGAAAAATCTTCTTGTCCATGATCGGCTTCTTTACTGGAGCGGCCCCTCAAGGCCTATCCGTTGATAATCTTGCGCGCCGCGGCGGCCAGCGTCTGGGGGTCTGCATCCTGCGGGGCGGAACCGCGGGCCTGGTCGGCACGGCCGCCGCCCTTGCCGCCGGCCAGGGACGACACCTCGCGGACCAGGTCCCCGGCGGACAGGCCGTCCGCAATGGCATCTTTGCCACAATACGCTCCCAGGAGCAAGGAAGAACTATCCACGCACAGCAGGAAGGCCGCACCCGCATACTGGCGTTTTTTCAGGCCGTTGAGCAGTTCCTGGAGAAGCTCTCCCGACCCTTCCGCCACCTGAATCAGGGAAGCGGGATCACCGGAAAGCCATTCGTTCAGCAGGGCGTCAGCCCTGGCGGCAGACTGGCCGGCGCGGGCCTTCTTCAGCTTCTTCTCCGCATCCAGGGCCGTCTGCTTGAAATGTTCCACGCTGGCGTCAAACCGTTCCAGGGATTCATTCACCGTGCGGATGTCGGAAGCGCCGATGGCGGACAGGCCGGGCTTGCCCTCAATCGTGGGAACCGGAACCTGCTCCATCCCCATGTCCTCCAGGGCATAATTCACCTCCTTGATCTTTTCCACCGCCTTGGCAATCTCCAGGCTCTTGGCAACGACGTGCTGGCGGATCATCTCCAGGGCGGCATCCCCTGTCATGGCCTCAATGCGGCGCACGCCGGAGGCGATGGCCCCTTCGCTTTTGATCTTGAACAGGCCGATATCCTTCGTATTCGCGATGTGGGTACCCCCGCAGAACTCCATGGAAACGCCGTCCAAAGCGTTCTCGCAGCCGCCCACCTGGACGACGCGCACCAAATCCCCGTACTTGTCTCCAAAAAACTGGGCGATGGCGGAATTCCCCTTCACCTCCGCATAGGCGCGTTCCGTGCAATACACCGGCAGTCCGGCGTCAATCCAGCCGTTTACCTTCTCTTCAATCTTCCGCAGCTGGTCCGGCGTAACGGCTCCGCTGTTGAAATCAAAGCGCAGTCGGTCTTCCGAGACGAAGGACCCCTGCTGGGCCGCATCCGGGCTCACCACCTGGTGCAGGGCGCAGTGCAGGAGGTGGGTGGCGGTATGGTGGGCCTCCACCCGGCGGCGGCGTTCCGCGTCAATGCTCAAATGCACGCGGTCCCCGGGCTTCACGTTCAGCCCTTCCTGATACTCCACCACATGGGCGCGCGCTCCGCCGATCTGCTGGACGGCCGCCACGTGGTAGCTGTCCCCGCCGATCTCGATCAGTCCGGCATCGGACACCTGGCCGCCCATCTCCGCGTAAAACGGCGTCTTGTCCGTAATAATAAACAGGGAGTCCCCCTGGCGGCTCACTTCCAGCACGGTGGCGGCGCACTCGTCCACATCGTAGCCCGTGAAATCCGTTACGGCGTCCGTCTTCAAATCCAGGGCGCGCACCACCTCGCTCTTCCGTGCCGCGCGGGCCCGGTCGCGCTGTTCCTCCATCAGGCGGTTGAAGCGTTCCATGTCGATGTCCAGCCCGCGTTCCTCCGCAAGCAGGGCCGTCAGGTCCACCGGGAATCCGTAGGTATCGTAAAGCTTGAAGGCAAACTCGCCGGTCACCTTCCCGGCGGAAGCCGTTTCCGCATCAAACAATTCCAGGCCGCGGTCCAGCGTTTCATTGAAGCTGGCCTCTTCACGGGTCAGCACCTCCTTCACCGTATCGGCGCGGGAAGCCAGTTCCGGGAACACCTGGCCGAAGGAGGCCATCAGCGTATCCACCAATTGGGCCAGGAACGGCTGGGAGAACCCCAGGCGGCGTCCATAGCGCACGGCGCGGCGCAAAATGCGGCGCAGCACGTAATTGCGGCCGTTATTGCCCGGCAG
This genomic stretch from Akkermansia biwaensis harbors:
- the folP gene encoding dihydropteroate synthase, coding for MNWLVRRHELNVERGGVLMGIVNVTPDSFSDGGRFYALEEALGHAEELERQGAVILDIGGESTRPGAAEVSADEELARVLPVVRELRKRSEAVISVDTRHAAVAAAVLEAGADVINDISGLSDPGMAELCAQARCGVVVMHMQGRPETMQDAPAYGDVLEEVHRYFEERYDFLLGKGLLPEQVCWDPGIGFGKTLNHNLTLLSNMDQLHVAGRPVLLGLSRKRMLGAILGGTDAGREPLSTAVMTVWGHLHGAQIHRVHDVEESSRALRLVQAAEPFVR
- the pssA gene encoding CDP-diacylglycerol--serine O-phosphatidyltransferase, coding for MDKKIFPDEPEIPILPNLFTAGNLVCGFFAILTIFEGINQADSDAVAAFAYYQNATFLIFAACLFDLFDGRIARMRGQDGPFGREFDSLADIVSFGIAPALLVAKAVLFQLSPPEVGWGIGILYLLCAALRLARFNCMASAPRKEGQSSDFVGLPVPMAAGAVVSTMYLVMYLAGRAPDGSMDLGAFKYVIALAMAGVSVLMMSRVIYPSFKHINMRTRGTMYAIVFIVLTVICIFKFPWVMPAVIFSIYLLYGLVRPWIDRRWRRRLEANDEE
- the alaS gene encoding alanine--tRNA ligase, translating into MMTATEIRQSFLDFFREKQHTVVPSASLMPQSPGLLFTNAGMNQFVPYFLGVWTPPWKPARATDTQKCIRAGGKHNDLEDVGYDSYHHTFFEMLGNWSFGDYFKKEAIHWAWELVVERWGFPAERLYATVYAPDKSKGDPGEFDQEAWNYWAELFRSHGLDPDVHIVHGNVKDNFWMMGETGPCGPCSELHVDLTPNGDTHGRLVNKDSDLCIEIWNLVFIQYNAESDGSMRNLPACHVDTGMGFERACSIMQCTDGFKDFSRKPSNYATDVFRPLFDRLEALSGRKYTDVYPAPGSKLVAAGDDVLQEAIAFRVIADHLRTLSFSIADGILPGNNGRNYVLRRILRRAVRYGRRLGFSQPFLAQLVDTLMASFGQVFPELASRADTVKEVLTREEASFNETLDRGLELFDAETASAGKVTGEFAFKLYDTYGFPVDLTALLAEERGLDIDMERFNRLMEEQRDRARAARKSEVVRALDLKTDAVTDFTGYDVDECAATVLEVSRQGDSLFIITDKTPFYAEMGGQVSDAGLIEIGGDSYHVAAVQQIGGARAHVVEYQEGLNVKPGDRVHLSIDAERRRRVEAHHTATHLLHCALHQVVSPDAAQQGSFVSEDRLRFDFNSGAVTPDQLRKIEEKVNGWIDAGLPVYCTERAYAEVKGNSAIAQFFGDKYGDLVRVVQVGGCENALDGVSMEFCGGTHIANTKDIGLFKIKSEGAIASGVRRIEAMTGDAALEMIRQHVVAKSLEIAKAVEKIKEVNYALEDMGMEQVPVPTIEGKPGLSAIGASDIRTVNESLERFDASVEHFKQTALDAEKKLKKARAGQSAARADALLNEWLSGDPASLIQVAEGSGELLQELLNGLKKRQYAGAAFLLCVDSSSLLLGAYCGKDAIADGLSAGDLVREVSSLAGGKGGGRADQARGSAPQDADPQTLAAAARKIING